A window of Nicotiana sylvestris chromosome 8, ASM39365v2, whole genome shotgun sequence genomic DNA:
AAACAAATTGCGTGATATATGAACTGAAGGAACATACAGTGTTTATATCTGGATTGGCAGTTACAATTTGCTTCTCAGCAGGCAAAAACTTGTTCTGCTTGAATTCCATGTCACCTGCAATTAAGTTCAAAGTTTGCTAATTATCTTATAAAACAGATGGTTCCTTCTTTGCCATCTATTCCAAGTAACCAAAACATTTCTAGTTTTGAAAATTGTATCAGTTATATTTCATCTTCCGTTACAGTCATCAATTAGttatcaataatttttttttttattaccgAGAAATGGATAATGTGCCAGCCCCTATACCCTTCTCCATTTATATACCATGATTTTGCTTACAGCAGGGTTCAAATCCGTGGCGTGCAGCTAATCCAACATCACGTTCTACAAGCTTATCACTAGACCAAAGCCCAAGGGGCTTACTTATAAAAATTCTTATTGCTTATTATTCAGTCCTAATAACAAACTAGCAATCTCTATATATTCCACTAGTGAAGTGTTAAATGCATTTGCATGACTACTAGCTTTTTAATAGATTATTAAAGGTCCACAGCAAACAGGAATAATACCTATAGCTCTTGCAAGGTTTAGACTACCATTCACACGTCCTGCATGAATAAAACCACCAGCTTTTAAAATTCTCTCTCTCTCAACCTCAAGATCAGGTTTATGATCCCTCGATAAATTGTATGCCTGCAAAGAAAAAGACGTATTGGATATCCATTCTTTAATTTCAGGCTAAGGTTTAAACAGAAAAATCTAACATAACATCCTCATGATAATATACGCATGCATATCGGGGGCCACGACACTATGGCCCAGCTATAGCAAGTCCAGAGACATAGCATGCCGGACCCCTAGTAAGAAAACAACTttggacacaaaaaaaaaaaaaaaaaaacactgcCAAGGAGAAGAATCATTCTACCATATTATCTAAATGATGGCAAATTACCTGGCCCTTCCTTGAAATTACACAGCGAGAGTCACCAGCATTTGAAACAATGAGTTGGTTCTCTCTCATGATTGCAACACAAGCCGTACATCCAGAAGTAGGCCCAGAAAAATCAGAGTGAGGCCCCTGATATCAATATAACACACACTTAGACACAATCCAATTAAACaatgtctacaacaacagtaatGTGCAGGTGAGGCGAGGTGTCATACTAAAGGACAATATAAGTATGTATAATTTTGAAGGGAAAAATCTTTCTACAGCAGTTTTGCCCCATTTTAAAAAGCAGAAGTATTCAGTACAAGCATTCACTTATTAAACAGGATCAACTTTGATGCAAGGTTCCAACTTCTTAGTTTAACGTGAGTATTcattgagaaacttcctttccttCTAAAAGCAAGAAGCACTGGTAAGAGTACAGAAGCCCGCGAAAGTTGGATTGGGAAGCTTTGTATATTCTCAATTAAATACCCCAATTTCCATTTCAAAATGGTTTTATCAACTGAAAAGACAAAAAAGAGACAACGGCATATTATTTTATCTCATTTTAACTCAATATTCTGAGGCACAGCAAGTACCTCCTCAAATGCCCAATCATCAACATGGTTGTTTCCATCACCATTTTTTGGAGACCAAATAAGACCCTCTATCATACCCGTGAACTTGTTCAATTTATCCCCTAGTGCAGCCAGCTCCCTCCATCCTCTCTGACCACGCATCATCTCGTCCATTCTGCAACAGGATCAGAACAAAACAAAGTCTCACAACGTACTTCAGAAGCACAAAAAGCAACTAGTGATTTCATAGTGCAACAGGCATCCATGCAAACCTAGCAAAAAATTAGGGCACAATTGAAGAAAAGATCTACATAGGCGATATCATTTAGTTGGGATTAAGTTTTAGTCATGTGAGTACGTTTTACTTTTACTAGTCCTTAGGAATGCGCGTTGCACGTCTATCCCATATAAATAGtacaaaattgaaaaaattatATCGTTTTGTACATAGATAGTAAAACACTTTGAATCATGATTGCATTATAAGAAAAGGAGTGCACTTAAAAATCATAACAATCCAAATACGTAAGCTAAGAAAAATAGGAGAAGATAAAATATAAGAACTGTAAATGTTAGCTACAATAAATTATTATACATATGGGAAGTTAAAGAGCTTAACTTTGTAAAGCGAAGAACTTGGATGCATGTACCTTAATAAATTCTTTGATAATCCCAAGTCAAATTTAATGTTACAAAACTAACTTCTGTTATTAATACTGAAGATATTATTAATATAACTTTTAAGGGCATAAAAGTTCAATAATATTATAGGATCATTTTGGTCTTTCACATTCAACTTTTGATCTTTCACATTCAACTTTTGATCTTCAtgcttataatatagtatgacATGAAGTGGGTGACAACAAGtgtcattaagggtaaatggagATGACAAGATTAAATAGTTTCCAAAATATAGAAATGTCACAATTTGTTGAGACATACTAAAAATTAAAGTATGCCACATAAAATGGGATGGAACGAGTACTAACCAAATTCCGTAGTATGACACTATAATGCCACATCagtcttttcaatttttttttggaaatgtCAAGGATTTGTTACGATAATAATAAGCACCATCAGAGTACCCATACACAGGGACGGAGCTTAGTAGGTACGGGTTCGGCCGGACGTAGTAACTTTTGCTTATATATTgtatttatattaaataattattacatatgtataaatattcAATTGTGAACCCAGTAACTAAGACGAGCTATGGGTTCTGTGGCAAAttcagaacccataaacttcaaatcctggCTCCGCCTCTGGTCATACAAGCTTTCAACTAGTGGGAAAAGAAATATAAGGAATAAAATGCGCGAAACAGGACTTAACATATCATCCATCAAATACAATACATTAAGTTATTAACATAGCCAGCAACAATTCAAGAAATTCAGTCCGAACAGAAGTGAATTATTCAATAATAGGGATTTCAGTTTTCAACCAGAATTTATGAAATGCATAGAGCAAACACAGTGTATATCGGTCAAAGTTGAAAATTACAACAAAGCAATGGAACACCACTAACATTAACTACTATTAGTGGCTACTGGGAAAGGGCTCGTGGAAAATACATATAGAATCAGAACTCTGTTTAAACAATTAAAACATTAAAAGAAGTAATAATTAAACACTAAGAGACAGCTATAAGAGTTCTCAGGATGTTGTATAGTCAATTATAGAGCTCAAAACCTCAAGCAATTAACCTGAAAAAGGCTTTCTGGACTGAAGTTCCTATGTCACCATGTAAATATGCTTCATACTTGAGCACTTGTTGATGTAGATACTTGGCACAGAATTTAGCAACAACTTTACCTGTAGTTTATCAATGGTTCAGTTATATTAACAGATCAGGAAGTAGCATAGTGGTTGTTTAAAACATTCTTCAAGATGCATGTTTATAGTGGCAACTTTATCTTTCCAGAGCAGGAAAAGTTTGATTAAAGTGTCTGCTGTTTAATAAGCATGAATTAGAATTTGGATTAGAATTGACACTTTCGGGGCTATTGAAGCTTTTTAGTAACCTCTATCCCAGGAATTAACTCAAGCATTCCAAATCAAATATATTGTTGTTACATTCCTAAACCACCATATAAAACAAAGGAATAGGGAGTGGGAGGCAGGCAACTTAGAGGGCAACAGAAAATAGGATTATAAGACTTCTGTTGTCCTAATCAACTTGGTATTGAGCAAAACACCATTATTTCAAGCAAGGATCTCAGATTGCTCAAAGTTGTCCTCAAAAAACATTTTATTACTTTCCATAAGTTGAATCATCATACGATCATGTCTCTACACAAGAATTTGGCTAAATAAGCAACATCATCTCCAAGGAAATTGGGAGCTGcaaaatcaaccaacaaagaGCCATAATCACATATATCCACACCCAATCtttgtgatgatccaaaaggtcatcacttgtgttgcaatggaattctacatttcgaggccttaaaaacctcccttagcaccaccttgatttgcgtgcgcagtccggacgcgtagccggaaagcttaaatgtgaaaatctgtgaaaaatgataagttttgactgtaaaataaataaatttgacttcggtcaacattttgggtaaacagacccggacccgtgatttgatggtcctggagggtccgtaggaaaatatgggacttgggcgtatgcccggaatcagattccgaggtcccaaacccgagaaatgaattttttaaagaaaattacttTTTTAAAtagtttaaagaaatttgaaatgaaatttgcttagaacatggtggtatcgggcccgtattatggttccggCGTCCGGTATAGGTCtaatatatgatttaagacatttctatggaatttggtgaaaaacggatgtcatatgacgtcattcggacttaaatcgcaaaattgatgtttaaagaagttttgagaaaatttcattgatctcgagatttaatttgatgttcatgatgttattttgatgatttgattacacgaataagtccgtacaATGTTTCTGAGGTTTTGTGTgtgcttggtttgaagttccgagggctcgggtgagtttcgggtaggttccggggtgtcttaggcttaaaaactgAGCTGTTGCAGGCTCAGAGAGGTGGAGTACCTCTGAACAGGCCAATGCGGTCTGCACGATATGGACTGCTGCCGCggagaggcctgtgcggccgcactagttttggtgcggtccgcggtgaagaacaattcactggtccgacttcggaagcctatatctttt
This region includes:
- the LOC104214991 gene encoding probable protein phosphatase 2C 60 isoform X2, which translates into the protein MACNNGRCCKVVAKFCAKYLHQQVLKYEAYLHGDIGTSVQKAFFRMDEMMRGQRGWRELAALGDKLNKFTGMIEGLIWSPKNGDGNNHVDDWAFEEGPHSDFSGPTSGCTACVAIMRENQLIVSNAGDSRCVISRKGQAYNLSRDHKPDLEVERERILKAGGFIHAGRVNGSLNLARAIGDMEFKQNKFLPAEKQIVTANPDINTVELCDDDNFIVLACDGIWDCMSSQQLVDFIHEQLKSENKLSAVCERVLDRCLAPSTAGGEGCDNMTMILVQFKKPFQSGASAVEKLPASSETLPASGEANTETKPAECESSS
- the LOC104214991 gene encoding probable protein phosphatase 2C 60 isoform X1 translates to MGIYLSSPKTEKFSEDGENARVRYGLSSMQGWRATMEDAHAAIPDLDASTSFFGVYDGHGGKVVAKFCAKYLHQQVLKYEAYLHGDIGTSVQKAFFRMDEMMRGQRGWRELAALGDKLNKFTGMIEGLIWSPKNGDGNNHVDDWAFEEGPHSDFSGPTSGCTACVAIMRENQLIVSNAGDSRCVISRKGQAYNLSRDHKPDLEVERERILKAGGFIHAGRVNGSLNLARAIGDMEFKQNKFLPAEKQIVTANPDINTVELCDDDNFIVLACDGIWDCMSSQQLVDFIHEQLKSENKLSAVCERVLDRCLAPSTAGGEGCDNMTMILVQFKKPFQSGASAVEKLPASSETLPASGEANTETKPAECESSS